From one Candidatus Thioglobus sp. NP1 genomic stretch:
- a CDS encoding BON domain-containing protein, with amino-acid sequence MKKVILLGFLLISASFLSSCSPIIQGAAAVTTVATMANDRRSMGEILDDKALYMDLSNLVNKDPMLDDAHINFNVFNKSVLMTGEAPDDDLKNYLEEQVKRRAPLMKQLINEVEVMPNSSYLSRAKDGVISVQIEALFLDQEVFHPRHVSVLTERKTVYLMGSVTKREAEHATNVASKAKNVNKVVKLFNYLLVRPAEEIERDNKKKEDAERKAELDAKRAELEAAQAELQRQMDELNSN; translated from the coding sequence ATGAAAAAAGTAATTCTTTTAGGCTTTTTATTAATTTCTGCATCCTTCTTAAGCTCTTGCTCACCAATTATTCAAGGTGCTGCTGCCGTTACCACTGTTGCAACAATGGCAAATGATCGTCGATCTATGGGTGAAATTTTAGATGACAAAGCACTGTATATGGATTTGAGCAATCTTGTTAATAAGGATCCAATGTTGGATGATGCGCATATCAATTTCAATGTATTTAATAAATCTGTTCTTATGACTGGTGAAGCTCCAGATGATGATCTTAAAAATTATTTAGAGGAGCAAGTTAAAAGAAGAGCTCCCTTAATGAAACAACTCATTAATGAGGTAGAGGTAATGCCAAACAGTAGTTACTTATCCCGTGCAAAAGATGGTGTAATTTCTGTGCAAATTGAAGCATTATTTCTTGACCAAGAGGTTTTTCATCCCAGACATGTATCGGTTCTTACCGAAAGAAAGACAGTTTATCTAATGGGATCAGTGACGAAAAGGGAGGCAGAGCATGCTACCAATGTTGCTAGTAAAGCAAAAAATGTAAATAAAGTAGTTAAACTATTTAACTATTTATTAGTTCGTCCTGCAGAAGAAATTGAAAGAGACAATAAGAAAAAGGAAGATGCAGAAAGAAAAGCAGAGTTAGATGCTAAAAGGGCTGAACTTGAAGCTGCTCAAGCTGAGCTTCAAAGACAGATGGACGAACTCAACTCAAATTAA
- the rsmI gene encoding 16S rRNA (cytidine(1402)-2'-O)-methyltransferase: protein MTGKLFIVATPIGNLSDITLRAIDILKSVDIVLAEDTRHSKKLFTHYEITTSIRALHEHNEREKTDSIIAEINDGKQVALISDAGTPLISDPGFVLVSTAKKEGIDVVPIPGPSALITALSASGLAIDKFTFFGFLPSRQAARLKMLQAKTNLQETIIFYESPKRILSTMEDLLKVFGASRDVCIAKELTKSFETILTNKLPNLIEYFATDESHQKGEFVILVSPADKIDIDEAETQLEMLLPILCSEMGAAKAAKLASKITGIDKKNCYKRAIAL from the coding sequence ATGACTGGAAAGCTTTTTATTGTTGCAACGCCTATCGGTAACTTAAGTGATATCACCCTGAGAGCTATTGATATTCTAAAGAGTGTTGATATTGTTCTTGCAGAAGATACTAGACACAGTAAAAAACTATTTACTCATTATGAAATCACCACATCAATTAGAGCCTTACATGAGCATAATGAGAGAGAAAAAACAGATTCAATAATAGCTGAAATTAATGACGGCAAGCAGGTTGCCCTAATAAGTGATGCAGGTACTCCTCTTATAAGTGATCCAGGGTTTGTTCTAGTTTCAACTGCAAAAAAAGAAGGTATTGATGTTGTCCCTATCCCAGGGCCAAGTGCCTTAATTACAGCATTGTCAGCCTCTGGGTTAGCCATTGATAAGTTTACTTTCTTTGGCTTTCTTCCATCAAGACAGGCTGCTAGATTAAAGATGCTTCAAGCCAAAACAAATCTTCAAGAAACGATAATTTTCTATGAATCTCCTAAGCGTATTTTGTCAACAATGGAAGACTTGCTTAAAGTTTTTGGAGCCAGTCGTGATGTTTGTATTGCAAAAGAGTTAACAAAATCCTTCGAGACAATCCTTACCAATAAACTACCTAATTTAATTGAATACTTTGCAACTGACGAAAGTCACCAAAAAGGTGAATTTGTGATTTTAGTTTCTCCTGCTGATAAAATAGACATAGATGAGGCTGAAACTCAGCTTGAAATGTTATTGCCGATTCTATGCTCTGAAATGGGAGCTGCAAAGGCTGCTAAATTAGCATCTAAAATTACTGGAATTGATAAAAAAAACTGTTACAAGAGAGCTATAGCGTTATGA
- a CDS encoding ferredoxin, with translation MSNFYKHHIFFCNNVRVDGKQCCSQSGAKEMYRYAKDKCRANQSLGKGGLGVSESRCLGRCENGPVLVVYPDNVWYQYIDEEDIDEILESHLEGGKIVDRLLIK, from the coding sequence ATGAGTAATTTTTACAAACACCATATTTTTTTCTGCAACAATGTTCGGGTTGATGGTAAGCAGTGCTGCTCACAAAGTGGTGCTAAAGAGATGTATCGTTATGCTAAGGATAAGTGCCGTGCCAATCAGTCATTGGGAAAAGGGGGTCTCGGTGTAAGTGAGTCTCGGTGCCTGGGGCGTTGTGAAAATGGACCTGTTTTGGTTGTCTACCCAGATAATGTCTGGTATCAATACATTGATGAAGAAGATATTGATGAGATTCTTGAATCCCACCTTGAGGGTGGAAAAATTGTTGATAGGTTACTAATTAAATAG
- a CDS encoding arylesterase: MIISKKYSVKSLFVSLVLIFFISNAYADNYLKVMLYGDSLMAGYGLPQNENLASELSRNFTDGPALKFINASISGNTSKNGLSRLDWSLGDNPDIVILCLGANDMLRGLSPTLTSNNLNRIITKFKKNDAVVILAGMLSPESMGPDYQTEFDNIYPELSEKHSLIFMPFLLEEVALQKALLLPDYKHPNAQGIKTIAANLRPYIIEAIAKVK; this comes from the coding sequence ATGATTATCTCAAAAAAATATAGTGTCAAATCATTATTTGTAAGCTTGGTGCTTATATTTTTTATATCAAATGCCTATGCAGATAATTATCTAAAAGTTATGCTCTATGGTGACAGCCTAATGGCTGGATATGGACTACCTCAAAATGAAAACTTAGCCTCAGAACTTTCAAGAAACTTTACAGATGGGCCCGCATTAAAATTTATTAATGCCAGCATTTCTGGAAATACTTCTAAAAATGGTTTATCTAGATTGGATTGGTCTCTTGGTGATAACCCAGATATAGTAATTTTATGTTTAGGTGCCAACGACATGTTAAGAGGCCTCAGTCCAACTCTTACTAGTAATAATCTCAATAGAATAATAACTAAATTTAAAAAAAATGATGCCGTTGTGATACTTGCTGGAATGCTCTCTCCAGAGAGTATGGGGCCTGATTATCAAACTGAGTTTGATAACATTTATCCTGAACTTTCAGAAAAACATAGCCTTATTTTCATGCCTTTTTTATTGGAGGAAGTTGCCCTTCAAAAAGCATTATTACTCCCTGATTATAAACATCCAAATGCACAGGGAATTAAGACTATCGCAGCCAACTTAAGGCCTTATATTATTGAAGCAATAGCAAAAGTGAAATAA
- a CDS encoding ABC transporter ATP-binding protein gives MSAAIKFNNVSLNYGNKNDIVEVLKSISFSIDSEEVVSIVGPSGSGKTSIIMLASGLETASTGSIKINDHEIVGLKENELSEVRRKNIGIVFQSFYLIPNLTAIENVLLSLEANHQYNREQDAEELLGEFGLSHRIHHLPGELSGGEQQRVAIARALINKPKIILADEPTGNLDSANSESMIDLLFDYTKKSKTSLIMVTHDNSVADRCDRIIEIRDGQIV, from the coding sequence ATGAGTGCAGCCATCAAGTTCAATAATGTTTCCTTAAATTACGGCAATAAAAATGACATTGTTGAAGTTTTAAAGAGTATCAGTTTCTCAATTGATAGTGAGGAGGTTGTTTCTATTGTTGGGCCAAGTGGCTCAGGAAAAACTTCAATTATTATGCTAGCCTCTGGGCTTGAAACTGCATCAACAGGATCTATTAAAATTAATGATCACGAAATAGTTGGGTTAAAAGAGAATGAACTATCAGAAGTTAGAAGAAAAAATATTGGCATTGTCTTTCAATCTTTTTACTTAATTCCAAATCTTACTGCTATTGAAAATGTTCTATTGTCTCTTGAGGCAAATCATCAATATAATCGAGAACAAGATGCTGAGGAGCTTCTTGGTGAATTTGGGCTTTCGCACCGTATTCATCATCTTCCAGGTGAGTTATCTGGAGGTGAGCAACAAAGAGTAGCAATAGCGAGAGCTCTAATCAACAAGCCTAAGATTATTTTGGCTGATGAGCCAACCGGTAATTTAGACAGTGCAAACTCAGAAAGTATGATCGACTTACTTTTTGACTATACAAAAAAAAGTAAAACCTCACTTATCATGGTAACTCATGATAATTCAGTGGCTGATCGATGTGATCGTATTATTGAAATAAGGGATGGCCAGATTGTTTGA
- a CDS encoding ABC transporter permease, translating into MARLFDFQQFKLINKYALRDFSRSYKKLWVVTSTLFVSLLLLSLTFSVKESLNSEITNNSKELLGGDIQVDSDIDPLPGSIIKKFKDLGEVSASIEFATMLSKQGESPVFTELRAVDNNYPLYGQIETIPEGVANQIFLNTQKPAVLINESIKNLLNISVGDDIVIMGQEFKVAGLVSSVPDLAESAVFGEFAIISMDSYEQFGLSSGGSFLDHKYRLKFNNSNEPKKQEALVNSIISYDDKIKTRLPGQSGRRLSSVIDNFSNFLNLVSVSAMVIAGIGISNTLLSFVNQSNTSIAVKKSIGFSSDFIQIMYFYEIMLILVLTSIFAYFIGVFSPLLANEFLPESLGIDLQPAFSYLGYLNIFFIGFLVVLIFSIPSLYSISEIKAASLFRNTFNPVSLNFSLKNILLLSILVVILMAYFVNQTDQKFYTVLYFVSFFVTMLIFYGVSKLLILFIKHFYKFSNNSYRIAYRNIVAKKSLAPIMTISLGIGLTLLLTLSFVANNLKKEISDSIPAMAPDLFFVSIDKDIQPALESFIMDIDPNAELEFSPMASASFISLNGIPIEEVVSNNNRSAWVVRGDRRISWAEKPQPDNPIIEGEWWQPGNENEMFISMDSRAAYDLGMKINDKIVLNILGRDVTGTIKNFREVDYRDISINFAIIINKAFANKLPYENVGTLKSELPSDEILSMVVEKFPNVSAIRIDRILSQISEVLNKIFIAVTAISLIVIIIGLIVIVSAVLVQTTFRRYNNLIYKIVGVDFPTILKAMTMEFAFIYGTLIFFAVSVATISSYLVVEKALQLTWQFDFGLTLWIIVSTALVSFVLILLANRSIFSPKVYPLIRNE; encoded by the coding sequence ATGGCCAGATTGTTTGATTTTCAACAGTTCAAATTAATTAATAAGTATGCCTTAAGAGACTTCTCAAGAAGTTATAAAAAACTATGGGTTGTAACATCAACTCTTTTCGTTAGTTTATTACTTCTTTCATTAACCTTTTCTGTGAAAGAATCTTTGAATAGTGAAATTACAAATAATTCAAAAGAGCTTCTAGGTGGAGATATCCAGGTTGATAGTGATATAGATCCACTTCCTGGGAGCATTATTAAGAAGTTCAAAGATCTTGGAGAAGTCAGTGCTTCTATTGAATTTGCAACGATGCTTTCAAAGCAAGGGGAGTCGCCAGTATTTACAGAACTCAGGGCAGTTGATAATAATTACCCACTCTATGGCCAGATTGAAACAATACCTGAGGGTGTGGCAAATCAAATATTTTTAAATACTCAAAAACCAGCTGTCTTAATTAATGAGAGTATTAAGAATCTTCTAAATATAAGTGTTGGCGATGATATTGTAATAATGGGACAAGAATTTAAAGTCGCTGGATTAGTTTCTTCAGTTCCAGACCTAGCTGAAAGTGCTGTTTTCGGTGAATTTGCGATTATTAGTATGGATAGTTATGAGCAATTTGGACTTAGTTCAGGAGGGAGTTTTCTTGATCACAAGTATAGACTTAAATTTAATAATTCAAATGAGCCTAAGAAGCAAGAAGCGTTAGTAAATTCTATTATTTCTTATGATGACAAAATTAAGACTCGTCTTCCTGGGCAGAGTGGGCGACGTCTGAGTAGTGTGATTGATAACTTTTCAAATTTTTTAAACTTAGTCTCTGTCAGTGCAATGGTGATTGCTGGTATTGGAATTAGCAATACACTTCTTTCGTTTGTTAATCAAAGTAATACAAGTATAGCCGTGAAAAAATCGATTGGATTCTCCTCTGACTTTATTCAAATAATGTATTTTTATGAGATTATGTTGATCCTAGTTTTAACTTCAATCTTTGCTTATTTCATAGGTGTCTTTAGTCCATTATTGGCTAATGAGTTTCTACCAGAGTCACTTGGCATAGATTTACAGCCTGCGTTTAGTTATCTAGGATATCTTAACATTTTTTTTATTGGTTTTTTAGTAGTACTAATTTTCTCTATACCCTCTCTATATTCAATTAGCGAAATTAAAGCAGCCTCTTTATTTCGAAATACTTTTAATCCTGTAAGCTTAAATTTCTCCTTAAAGAATATTCTTTTGTTGAGTATTTTGGTAGTTATTTTGATGGCCTATTTTGTCAATCAAACTGATCAGAAGTTTTATACAGTTTTATACTTTGTATCTTTTTTTGTAACCATGCTTATTTTTTATGGCGTGTCAAAATTATTAATCTTATTCATTAAGCACTTCTATAAATTTTCTAACAACAGCTATAGGATAGCTTATAGAAATATTGTAGCAAAAAAATCTCTTGCACCAATTATGACAATCTCTTTAGGGATTGGCTTAACCCTATTGCTTACTCTAAGTTTTGTTGCAAATAATTTAAAAAAAGAAATATCAGACAGCATTCCAGCAATGGCACCAGATTTATTTTTTGTTAGCATTGATAAAGATATTCAGCCTGCTCTTGAATCTTTTATTATGGATATTGATCCTAATGCAGAGCTCGAATTTAGTCCAATGGCTAGTGCCTCATTTATCTCATTAAATGGAATTCCCATTGAGGAAGTTGTTTCGAATAATAATAGATCTGCCTGGGTTGTAAGGGGTGACAGACGAATTTCTTGGGCTGAAAAGCCACAGCCAGACAATCCTATTATTGAGGGAGAGTGGTGGCAGCCTGGCAATGAGAATGAAATGTTTATCTCTATGGATAGTAGGGCTGCATATGATCTAGGCATGAAGATTAATGATAAGATAGTGTTGAATATATTAGGTCGAGATGTTACTGGTACTATTAAGAACTTTAGAGAGGTTGACTATCGAGATATTTCCATTAACTTTGCCATAATTATTAATAAAGCCTTTGCTAATAAACTCCCTTATGAGAATGTTGGAACATTAAAGTCAGAGCTCCCATCTGATGAAATTTTGTCAATGGTTGTTGAAAAATTCCCAAATGTATCAGCAATAAGGATTGATAGGATCTTGTCTCAGATAAGCGAAGTATTAAATAAAATATTTATAGCAGTTACGGCCATATCTTTGATTGTAATTATTATTGGCCTAATAGTTATCGTCAGTGCAGTTCTTGTTCAAACAACATTTAGAAGATACAACAACCTAATATATAAGATTGTGGGTGTAGACTTTCCAACTATACTCAAGGCCATGACAATGGAATTTGCATTTATATATGGCACCTTAATATTTTTTGCTGTTTCTGTTGCAACTATAAGTTCTTACCTTGTTGTAGAAAAAGCTTTACAGCTTACATGGCAGTTTGATTTTGGATTAACACTTTGGATTATTGTATCAACTGCTTTAGTATCATTTGTTTTAATTCTATTGGCTAATAGAAGTATTTTTAGCCCGAAGGTCTACCCATTGATTCGTAATGAGTAA
- the coaE gene encoding dephospho-CoA kinase (Dephospho-CoA kinase (CoaE) performs the final step in coenzyme A biosynthesis.) has translation MVKKILKVSLTGGIASGKSLVSDLLGIYGCHIIDLDVISREVVLPGTEGLNELIEVFGDSIVLPNGMLNRKHLRDELYKKGRNRALIEKILHPKILHKMNAAMNSCQEGIMIVVIPLLVEKKLWEPFDRAIVVDCEIENQLSRLMSREKISKEKAKIMLMAQATREERLQLENHLPTDIIENNSKISDLKIMVKELNQKLLSLL, from the coding sequence ATGGTGAAAAAAATTCTTAAGGTGTCGCTAACTGGTGGCATAGCATCAGGCAAATCTCTTGTTAGTGACTTACTGGGAATCTATGGTTGCCATATTATTGATTTAGATGTTATTTCTCGAGAAGTTGTTCTCCCTGGCACAGAAGGACTTAATGAATTAATAGAGGTTTTTGGAGACTCTATTGTATTACCTAATGGTATGCTTAATCGGAAACACCTTAGGGATGAGCTTTATAAAAAAGGGCGCAATAGAGCTTTAATTGAAAAAATTTTACATCCAAAAATACTTCATAAAATGAATGCCGCTATGAATTCATGTCAAGAAGGAATCATGATTGTAGTAATTCCTTTACTAGTTGAGAAAAAATTATGGGAACCATTTGATAGAGCGATAGTAGTTGATTGTGAAATTGAAAATCAATTATCTCGCCTGATGTCTAGAGAGAAAATTAGTAAAGAAAAAGCTAAAATAATGTTGATGGCTCAAGCCACTCGTGAAGAGCGCCTTCAACTAGAAAACCATCTTCCTACTGATATTATTGAGAATAATTCTAAGATAAGTGATTTAAAGATTATGGTTAAAGAGCTTAATCAAAAATTACTTTCACTCCTGTAA
- a CDS encoding alkaline phosphatase family protein, with protein MKNKVILLILDGLGYSYARKLMGNLEGWVEAGDAKVWQGQSVLPSASGPCYASIHTGLTPQDHGVTSNYHQGRLENADIFSAVKAAGGTTGAVAHSFFSDYFQSSPFNHLRDMEVDDINRPIQHARFYTMTGENKAQPATPSDIDLFWQMSLVIQRHHPDYFLFHSCTLDSLGHNYGFDSIQIDKNCYTIDAALGDFIPRWQEQGYDVIITADHGQSARGHHGGTEAIMRDIPIYYFANPNHPVQGPAPDHVIHQTAIAPSILQRMGVAIPESMQSTPVWT; from the coding sequence ATGAAAAATAAAGTTATTTTGCTCATTTTAGATGGATTAGGTTATTCTTACGCGCGCAAGCTGATGGGAAATTTAGAAGGTTGGGTAGAGGCTGGAGATGCGAAGGTTTGGCAAGGCCAATCAGTCTTGCCCTCTGCGTCTGGCCCATGTTACGCCAGCATTCACACGGGACTCACTCCCCAAGACCATGGTGTGACCTCTAACTACCATCAAGGCAGACTGGAAAATGCTGACATTTTTAGTGCCGTCAAAGCTGCAGGTGGAACCACAGGAGCTGTAGCCCATTCATTCTTTTCAGATTATTTTCAATCCAGTCCATTTAATCACCTGCGCGACATGGAGGTGGACGACATTAATCGGCCTATTCAACACGCCCGCTTTTACACCATGACTGGAGAAAATAAAGCCCAGCCTGCAACACCTTCAGACATTGACCTGTTCTGGCAAATGAGTTTAGTAATTCAACGCCATCATCCGGACTATTTTTTATTCCACTCCTGTACCCTAGACAGCTTAGGTCATAATTATGGCTTTGATTCCATTCAAATAGACAAAAATTGTTATACCATTGACGCAGCTCTGGGCGACTTTATCCCGCGCTGGCAAGAGCAAGGTTATGACGTCATAATCACCGCAGATCATGGCCAAAGCGCTCGGGGCCACCATGGTGGCACCGAAGCCATCATGCGCGACATTCCCATCTACTACTTTGCTAACCCTAACCATCCTGTTCAAGGGCCAGCACCAGATCATGTGATTCACCAAACCGCCATTGCACCCAGTATACTTCAACGCATGGGCGTTGCGATTCCTGAATCAATGCAATCCACCCCCGTGTGGACATAA